The genomic region ATCTACAACAGCAAGATCCTCGAATTCGCCGGCAATATTCCATTGACCGGCACGTTGGCGGATGCCGATGCGAGCGCCCAGGCCTATTCGAAGCTTTGCGGCTCGAAGGTCACGATCTGGCTGAAAATGGACGGCGATACCGTCACCGGTTTTTCTCATGACGTGAAGGCCTGCGCGCTTGGCCAAGCCTCGTCCTCGATCATGGCGCGCCATGTCGTCGGCGCGACATCGGGCGAATTGCGCCAGGCACGCCAGGACATGCTCGCCATGCTGAAGGCGGATGGAGCCGGGCCCGAGGGACGGTTCGAGGACATGCGTTATCTGCTGCCGGTGCGGGACTACAAGGCCCGCCATGCCTCGACGATGCTGACCTTCGATGCGGTGGTCGATGCGATCGGGCAGATCGAGGCGAAACGGGCTGAGGTTGTCGAGGCGTAACTGAGATGTGCGAGTTCTGCGCCCTGCAGGCCAGCGATGAGGACGACGGCGGCGCCGCCGAACCCGAGAGGCCGCGTGAAAAGGCCGCACGCACTTCCCGCAATTATACCGGTCCGTTCCGCAAGACTCCCGACCGCCTGCTCGGCATGGGGTTCATCCGTCTCTACCAGCTGACGCTTTCCGGCTTTGTCGGCAATTCCTGCCGTCATATCCCGACCTGCTCCGAATATGGCTACGAGTCGATTGCCCGTCACGGCCTGTGGGCCGGCGGCTGGATGACGTTGTTTCGCGTCGGCCGCTGCGGCCCCGGCGGCACCAGCGGCCTCGACCGGGTGCCGGAGATATTGGGCGACAAGTTCCGGTGGTGGACGCCGTGGCGGTATTTCTCCCTGGGACGCAAGGGGGAGTGAGGGCCATGAGCATGTTCGTCGCGCTTCTGCACAGCATCGTCCTGACGCCCGACCGCCGCGTCATCATGGAAGATCTGCGCGCGCTTGCCAAAGAGCTTGGCTATCGCGAGCCGCGCACGCTGGTTTCCACCGGCAATCTGGTTTTCGAGGCCGACGATGTCAGGCCGCACGAACTCGAGGTCGCGCTGGAAGAGGGGTTCGAAGAGAAATTCGGCAAACATGTCGATATCATCGTGCGCAGCGACTGCACCTGGATGGCGTTGTGCGGCACCAATCCCTTCCGGGACGGCAGCGGCGACCAGGTCATCGTCCGGGTGATGCGCCTGCCGGTCGATCCTGAGAAGGTGGAGGCGCTGAAGCCGCTGATGACGGAGGGGCAGCGCATCGCCATCGTCGGCGGCGACCTCTGGATCGATTTCGCCGGCAAGCCGAGCCAGTCCAAGCTGCTTTCGGCGCTGACGACCAAGCGGATAGGCGTCGGGACGATGCGCAATTGGAATACAGTTTGCGGCCTCGCTCAAATGATTATGTAGGCCGGCTTCTTCTTTACTCCCACGGGAAATCTGAGTATCAGGCGGCAGCGCATCCAAGGACGGAGGCGCTTCCATTTCAACCACCCGCATTCGTTGGCGGGACTGGACAAGGAGAATTTCGATGTCCCAAGCTATTTCCCTGACATTTCCCGATGGTTCCGTGCGCAGCTTCGATGCCGGCGCAACCGGCCGGGATGTCGCCGAATCCATTTCCAAATCGCTCGCCAAGAGCGCGGTCGCTATTGCGCTCGACGGCGCCGTGCAGGACCTTTCCGATCCCGTCACCGATGGCAAGATCGAGATCATCACCCGCAAGGACGGCCGAGCGCTGGAGCTCATCCGGCATGATGCCGCGCACGTCATGGCCGAGGCCGTGCAGGAGCTGTGGCCCGGCACGCAGGTGACGATCGGTCCGGTCATCGAAAACGGCTTCTATTACGACTTCGCCAAGAACGAGCCTTTCACGCCCGACGATCTGCCGAAGATCGAAAAGAAGATGAAGGAGATCATTGCCCGCAATGCGCCCTTCACCAAGCAGATCTGGTCGCGCGAGAAAGCCAAGGAAGTCTTTGCCGCCAAGGGCGAGCAGTACAAGGTCGAGCTCGTCGACGCGATCCCGGCTGGCCAGGATCTAAAGATCTACAATCAGGGCGAGTGGTTCGATCTTTGCCGCGGCCCGCACATGGCCTCCACCGGCCAGGTCGGCACGGCCTTCAAGCTGATGAAGGTTGCCGGCGCTTATTGGCGCGGCGACAGCAACAACGCCATGCTGTCACGCATCTACGGCACGGCATGGGCTGACCAGGCCGATCTCGACAACTACCTGCACATGCTGGCGGAAGCCGAAAAGCGCGATCACCGCAAGCTCGGCCGCGAAATGGATCTTTTCCATTTCCAGGAAGAAGGCCCGGGCGTCGTCTTCTGGCATGGCAAGGGCTGGCGCATCTTCCAGGCGCTCGTCTCCTATATGCGTCGCCGACTCGCGGTCGATTACGAAGAAGTCAACGCGCCGCAGGTACTCGACACCGCGCTTTGGGAAACCTCGGGTCACTGGGGCTGGTATCAGGAAAATATGTTCGCCGTGAAATCGGCGCATGCGATGACGCATCCGGAAGATAAGGAAGCCGATAATCGCGTTTTTGCGCTGAAGCCGATGAACTGCCCCGGCCACGTGCAGATCTTCAAGCACGGGCTGAAGTCCTATCGCGAACTGCCGATCCGTCTGGCCGAATTCGGCCTGGTGCATCGCTACGAGCCTTCGGGCGCGCTGCACGGATTGATGCGTGTGCGCGGCTTCACGCAGGACGACGCGCACATCTTCTGCACCGACGAGCAGATGGCCGCCGAATGCCTGAAGATCAACGATCTCATCCTGTCGGTCTATGAAGACTTCGGCTTCAAGGAAATCGTTGTCAAGCTTTCCACTCGGCCGGAAAAGCGCGTCGGTTCCGACGCACTCTGGGATCGCGCCGAAGCCGTCATGACCGACGTGTTGAAAGCGATCGAGGCGCAGTCCGAGGGCCGCATCAAGACCGGCATTCTGCCGGGCGAGGGCGCCTTCTACGGGCCGAAGTTCGAATATACGCTGAAGGACGCGATCGGCCGCGAATGGCAGTGCGGGACGACGCAGGTCGACTTCAACCTGCCTGAGCGATTCGGCGCCTTCTATATCGACAGCAACTCCGAAAAGACGCAGCCGGTGATGATCCATCGCGCCATCTGCGGCTCGATGGAACGCTTCCTCGGTATCCTGATCGAAAACTTCGCCGGCCATCTGCCGCTCTGGGTGTCGCCGCTGCAGGTGGTGGTCGCGACGATCACCTCGGAGGCCGACGCCTACGGGCTTGAAGTGGCCGAGGCGCTGCGCGAGGCCGGTCTCAACGTCGAGACCGATTTCCGCAACGAGAAGATCAACTACAAGGTCCGCGAACACTCGGTCACCAAGGTGCCCGTCATCATCGTCTGCGGCAGGAAGGAAGCCGAGGAGCGCACGGTCAATATCCGCCGCCTCGGCAGCCAGGACCAGGTTTCGATGGGGCTCGACGCCGCCGTCGACAGCCTTGCCCTGGAAGCGACGCCACCAGACGTCCGTCGCAAGGCCGAAGCAAAGAAAGCCAGGGCGGCCTGATAAACGCCTCTTTCCGACAGCGCCACCCGGCGCTGTCGGAAATCTGATATGGAAGCAGGATTTGTCGCGAACCGCGGTGAAACTGCTCTCACCTTATGTTTTTACACGATCTTGAACGGAAAACCCTTCGCAGTTTTCCTTGGGTCGTTTCTCTGAAAATCAATCGAGGCTGGTGTCGTCGCCGCCTTGCGGCGCGAGCTGTTCGTAGGAAGGGAGTGGCGCCACCGGAGCCGGCTGGACGCCTGGCGGCGGTGGCGTTCCCACAGGCACCTGCTGCACCGTGCGGGCCGCGTCGTTCACCGGCGGCTGCGGCTGCTGGTCCTTCATCAGAACCTCGACATCGGTGTTCCTGCCGGCGACGACGGTGAAGTCACGCTGGTAGATCCTGTCCTTGTTGCGGGCGACGGCGGAATATCCGCCTTCGGCAAGAACCATGGTCGGGAAGGCGCTGACGCTTTCGCCGACGCTGTCGCCGGCCGCTGTCAGGATCGACCACGCCGTATCGGCGATCGCCTCGCCGCCGGCATCGGAGACCAGCTTGAAGGTGACCTGCGCGGCGCGATGCTGAATCGTCGCTTCGGTCAGCTTGCCGGCTTCGACCTGGATGTCGGCGCGGATGACGGCATTGACGCTGCCATATTCCGAAACGATGTGATAGGTGCCGGCATTGAGGCGGACGACGGTGTTCGGCGAGACGTCGGCCACGACGAGGCCGCGCTCGCCGTCCTCGCGCACTTCCGAGGAATAGATCGAGAAGCTCAACTGGTCGGGGCGGATGCGGGCATCGGTGCCGGAGACGGCATTGAGCAGCAGGCCGCCGGCATCGAGCACCATCACCTGCTTGTCGACCTCGCCGTCGGCGGGCACCGTCAGTTTCTTGGTGACGCCGGCGCGGCCGAAGGAGACGTTGACGAAATAATCGCCGGGAGCGAGTTGGAAGGCGGCGGGTCCGCCCTTGGCGCTGGCAATCAGCGGTAGCTTGCCGTCGGCTCCGGCGATCGGGCTGAAGACATACCAGGAGAGGCCCTCTTCGACCGGCGTGCCGTCCGCCGTCAGCTTGGCTTCCATCGGGACGTCGCGCAGCTTGACCCCTTCCGTCGCCGCGCCGGGTGCGATGAAGGCATCGAGCTTCGGCATCTTCGACGTCGATTCAAGCTGCTTGAACTCCTTGAAGGCATCCTGAGCGCCGGCGCGTGGAGGCGTCAGGATCGTCAGGGCAATGGCAAGGCCGATGCGTGCAAAAGGCGAAATGCCAAACATCTGTTTCGTGAACCGATTGACTTCTGAAATCGCAAAGGCCACTTCAAGACCAACGCGATGGCAAATTCAAGACCCGCCCATTGCAGCAGCATAAAAATGAGAGTTTCTCCCGCATGAAATCCGATATCAAGCTGATCGATTACCTCGCTGTACGCCGCTCCATCCCCGCTTTCCAGATGTGCGAACCAGGCCCCGAAAAGGCCGAAATCGAGGAAATCCTGCGTCTTGCCTCGCGTGTTCCCGATCATGGCAAGATCGCACCATGGCGCTTCATCGTCTATCGCGGCGGCGAGCGCGCCCGTCTCGGTGAGGCGCTTCTGACCTTGGCGCTCGAGACGAAACCTGAACTTTCCGAAGAGATGATCCAGGTCGAGCGCGCCCGTTTCACCCGCGCGCCCGTGGTCGTCGCGGTTGTCAGCAAGGCCGGGCCGCATATCAAGATCCCGGAATGGGAGCAGCTGATGTCGGCCGGCGCGCTTTGCCTCAACGTCATCCTCGCCGCCAATGCCAGCGGTTATGTCGCCAACTGGCTGACGGAGTGGTTCGCCTATGACGAGCGCGCCTATCCGCTGCTCGGCGTCGGGCCTGACGAAAAGGTGGCGGGTTTCATCCACATCGGCTCGACGACATTTCCGGCAATCGAGCGGCCGCGGCCGGAGCTTGCCGATACCGTGACCTGGGTCGGCGGGGAGGATTGATGTTTTACACCACCGACGAGAACCGGCACGGGCTGGCGCATGATCCGTTCAAGGCGATCGTGTCACCGCGGCCGATCGGCTGGATCGGCAGCAAGGGCAGGGACGGTTCGATCAACCTCGCACCCTATTCCTTCTTCAACGCCGTTGCCGACCGCCCGAAGCTGGTGATGTTTTCGTCCGCAGGGCGCAAGGATAGCCAGCGCAACGCGGCCGAGACCGGCGTCTTCACCTGCAATTTCGTCGGTCGCGATCTCGCCGAGAAAATGAACCTCTCCTCGGCGGCGCTGCCCTATGGCGAGAGCGAATTCGCGTTCTCCGGCCTGACGCCGAAGCAGGCCGAACTCATCGACGCGCCCTATGTCGGCGAGGCTTTCGCGGTGCTCGAATGCAGGGTGACCGAGATCATCGAGCCGAAGACGCTGTCGGGCGCGCCGTCGGAAAACGTCCTCGTCTTCGGTGAAGTGGTCGGCATCCGCATCGACGAGGTGATCGTCAAGGACGGCCGTCTCGACATGTCGATCGCCCGGCCTTTGGCCCGTATGGGCTACATGGATTACAGCGAAGGCAGCGATGTTTTCGAGATGATGCGGCCGCAGCTGCCGAAGGTTTAGATCGGCCGCAAGGCATATAAAGGCTTAAGAAATATGGTGAACCAATCTTAAACCTTTTGCCGTTACCGTCGCAGCATTGAATGAAACGCGAGGGAATCGCGTTCAAGTGCTGGGGCGTCGCGTGATCGTAGAAGCTTTCCTTCGTTGGATCGAAACGGCCAAGACCGGTGACCGGGCCCGGGCCGCAAACGCGCTCGGGCGGGCCTATCTGCAGTCCGAGATGACAGGGGATGAGCGGGCGGCAGCCGAGATGGCGATGACCTTTCTGCTCGACGATCCGTCGCCGCGTGTGCGGCTGGCGCTTGCCGAGGCGATCGCCTGGTCACCCGATGCGCCGCGCAGCCTGGTCCTTTCGCTCGCCGAAGACCAGCCTGAGGTCGCCTGCCATGCGGTGACCTGTTCGCCGCTTTTGAGCGATGCCGATCTCGTCGATCTCGCCGCACGCGGCAATGGCGCCACCCGCATGCTGATCGCGGCGAGGGCGCATGTGACGCGCCCGGTTTGCGCAGCGCTTGCAGAGGTCGGCGACGAGGAAGAGCTGCTCTGCCTGCTCGAAAACGACGGCGCGGCAATCTCCGGCCAATCCCTGAAACGTATCGCCGAGCGGCTCGGCGACGGCTGCGACATCCGCAACCTGCTTCTCGATCGCAGCGATCTTCCTGCCGATGCCCGCCAGCTGCTCACCCAGCATGTCAGCAATGCGCTGGTCGGGCTGCCGCTCGCCCAGGCGGCGATCGGCCTGCAGCGGCTGCAGCGCATCAGCCGCGAGGCGACCGAGGCCGCCATCGTTTCGATCGCCGGCGACATCGCGCCGCGCGAAATCCCCGATCTCGTCGAACATCTGCGCCTCGGCGGCCGGCTGACGCCGTCCTTCCTGATGCATGCGCTCTGCGCCGGCAAGGTGGATTTCTTCGCCGGAGCGATCGTCAATCTGACGGGTTGCGGTGAGCGCCGGGTGCGCTCGATCCTGGCGACCGGGCGCATGCATGCCGTGCGCGCGCTTTACGAGTCCGCCGGTCTGCCCAGGGACATCAGTGTGATCTTCGTCGAGGCGACGATGCTGTGGCGCGAGGCCGCCAGGAAAGCGCCGGGCAGCGTGCTCGGTACCGTCTGTGGCCGGCTTCTCGAAAAATTTCGTCACCACGACGGCGCCCATGGCGCGGTCGGCGAACTGCTCGATATGGTGGAAAAGCTTGCTGTCGCCGAACAGCGGCAATCGGCCCGTGTCTATGCGGCGCTTGCGGCCGCTTAATCGGCCAGCCGCGTCACCACCCAGGAATAGCTGGCGGAGACGAAATGCACCGGTTTGGCGAGCGTGTCTTTGACGCTCCGGCCGGAGGGCAGATGGTCGCGGACCTTTCCAGCAATGTCGTCGGCAAAACCACGCAGACCCTGCGGGTGCTGTTCGGCCGGTTCGGGTGCGGCCGGCGGTACGGGCGCCGGTTTCGGCGGCTCGGCGGCGGCGAGCGCTTTCGGCGCCTCGCAGACCGCGATCACCGAGGGATAGCTGACATTGGCATAGGTTTTCAGCCGGCGTTCGGCTTCGGCATCGCAGGCGGCAACCGTCTCCCAGCGTTTGTCTACCGTCGCGACATAGCTGCATTGGCTGATGGAATCGTCGCAACCGAGAATGGTCATCGCGATCAGCACCGCTTGCATATTTTGCCTCCTTGGCTATTGAGCATGTCATCGTCTTAGAGGGCGCAATTCCAACCGAATGAAGGCAAGAGCATTACCTCTTCGTCATCTCGGGAAAAATTGGGCCTGCCCGGCAGAAAGAAGCAGCATGTCCGTCACCATCGCCCTGGAGCCGCCGCGTCAGGACGGCGTCATCCGCCTTCTCGATCTTTCCGATGCCTATGCGCAGTCGCTCTATCCCCCGGAGAGCAACCATCTGGTCGATCTATCCTTGCTGGAAAAGCCGTCAGTGAGCTTCCTGGTCGCACGCAACGGCGATGCGATCGTCGGCTGCTGCGCGCTCGTCGAGGCTGGTGACGGCACGGCCGAGATCAAGCGCATGTTCGTCGATCCCGAGGCGAGAGGCCTGAGGATTGCCATCGGCCTGATGAACGCGCTCGAAGCGATCGCCAGGGAAAAGCAGCTGTCGGCAATCCGGCTCGAAACCGGCATCTACCAGCCCGAGGCAATCGCGCTCTACCGGAAATACGGTTACCGGGACATCGAGCCTTTCGGCGGCTATCTGCCGGATCCGCTCAGCCTGTTCATGGAAAAGCGGCTGGGATGACGGTTTGCAAAGGCCTTTTCAGCCTTCGGCAATACGGGGGATTGCCGGCGGGGCTTGCTCGTCGATGAGAACCTGCGGTCCCGTTTCGCCCTTATCGGCATTGCGGGCCTCGTGGATCCATTCGCGCCAGATGGCGACGATCAACGCCATCAGCACCGGGCCGATGAACAGGCCGAGGAAGCCCATCGTCTTGACGCCACCGACGAGGCCGAAAAAGGTCGGCAGGAAGGGCAGCTTGATCGGGCCGCCGACGAGCTTCGGCCGCAGCGTCTTGTCGACGATGAAGAGCTCCACCGTTCCCCAGACGAAGAGACCGATGCCGGCGACATGCGAGCCGCTTGCCAGGAGATAGATCGACACCAGCGTGAAGGAGAGCGGCGCACCACCCGGGATCAGTGCCATCACGCCCGTCAGCACGCCGAGGGTTACCGGCGACGGCACGCCGGCAATCCAATAGGCAAGGCCGAGCACGATGCCTTCGCCGATCGCAATCAGCGTCATGCCCATGACGGTGGAGCTGATCGTCGCCGGCACGACGCGGGAAATGCGCTCCCAGCGGTTCGGCAGGATGCGCTCGCCGAGCATGTCGATCTGCTTCGAAAAGGAAAAACCGTCGCGGTAGACGAAGAACAGCGCGATCAGCATGAAGAGCAGCGTCAGCAGGAGATGGAAGGCGCCGCCGCCGGCCGCAAGCACGGCGCGGTAGATATTGCCGATATTGGCGCCGCTGACCGCCTGGATGACCTCGCCGAGCGCGCCGGGGCTGCCGATATATTTGGTCCAGGCTTCATCGAGATAGGCGCCCGCCCAAGGCAGGGCGACGATCCAGGCCGGTGTCGGGGCGCCGGCGCGGTTGGCGTGGATTGCCCAGGCGACCCAGGTGCGCACTTCACCCGTGGTATAGGTGACCGCAAGCCCGATCGGGATGACCAGGAAAGTGACGATCATGATGATGGCGATGGTCGCGGCGACCGTCGTATTGCCGCCGACGCGGGCAAGAAGCTTGCGGTAGAGCGGCCAGCTGGCGAAGCCGATGACCAAGGCTGCTAACACCGGCACGAGGAAGCCGTAAAAGAAGTAGACGCCGGCCGCGACGATCAGAACCAGCAGCCAGCGTGCCGCCGAGATGGAAGGAATCAGCGGTGTGCGTGTCGGCGCCGACGAGCCGAGCCATCGCGGTTCATGATTGCTTTTCTGACGGTCGAACACACCCACACGCGCCTCTTCTTTTTCTTGTCCTCTGGTTATGGGCCATCACCCCCGCTGTTTCAAGGTCCGCACCCCGAAAGCGTATACAAAGCGTCGCTATTCGGCCGTCGGACCGCGCGTCTTACTGCTGCGGACGCTTGAGAACCTTGAAGGCGTAGAATTGCGTCTTCTGGGCGGTCGAGAAATTGTTGTCGGAACCGAGAATGAGAATGTCGGTGCCGTCCTTGGCCTTGCCGAGCGACATCGCCTCGATATTGTCGGGGACGAGCCCGATTGCTCTCAAATCAAGGACCTGGCTCTTGCGGGCGGGGACGACGCGCTGGTCGGTTTTGGCGAGCGAAGCGATGGCGGATAGGTCAGTGGCATCGGCCAGATCCATCATCGTGATCTTGATGGTGTTGCCGTAGCCCTGGGCATAGCTGCGCTCGACGGCGAGCAGGCGGTGATCGTCAAGCGCAAGCATTTCCGACATGCCGTTATCGTTGCCGCCGTCGGGTTTGGTGGCGGCCTGCGGGATCGGTGAAACCGGATAGACGTACTGAGCCTTGGGCTCGCCGGTTGCGCCGTCATAACGGATGATGCGCGACAGGCTGCCCGTAGTCAGCGAGGGGTTGGGGCCGTCCTGATAGAGGGCGGCTTCGACGCCGACGAAGACATCGCCCGAGGGGGCCACGGCGAGATCCTCGAAGGCGAGGTTGTCGCGGATGCCGGTCGACTTGTCAGCTGTAGGAGCAAAGCCTTCCGGCAGCTTGAATTCGCGCAGGAAGGAGCCGTCCGGAGCCGTGACGCGGATGAAGGGCGGCAGCAGTGCCTTGCCGTCGCCTTCGCTGCCCCAATAGAGGCCGTCCTTGCCGAGGCGGATCGAT from Rhizobium sp. BT03 harbors:
- a CDS encoding iron-sulfur cluster assembly scaffold protein, whose product is MDDIYNSKILEFAGNIPLTGTLADADASAQAYSKLCGSKVTIWLKMDGDTVTGFSHDVKACALGQASSSIMARHVVGATSGELRQARQDMLAMLKADGAGPEGRFEDMRYLLPVRDYKARHASTMLTFDAVVDAIGQIEAKRAEVVEA
- the yidD gene encoding membrane protein insertion efficiency factor YidD translates to MCEFCALQASDEDDGGAAEPERPREKAARTSRNYTGPFRKTPDRLLGMGFIRLYQLTLSGFVGNSCRHIPTCSEYGYESIARHGLWAGGWMTLFRVGRCGPGGTSGLDRVPEILGDKFRWWTPWRYFSLGRKGE
- a CDS encoding DUF1697 domain-containing protein, which produces MSMFVALLHSIVLTPDRRVIMEDLRALAKELGYREPRTLVSTGNLVFEADDVRPHELEVALEEGFEEKFGKHVDIIVRSDCTWMALCGTNPFRDGSGDQVIVRVMRLPVDPEKVEALKPLMTEGQRIAIVGGDLWIDFAGKPSQSKLLSALTTKRIGVGTMRNWNTVCGLAQMIM
- the thrS gene encoding threonine--tRNA ligase, encoding MSQAISLTFPDGSVRSFDAGATGRDVAESISKSLAKSAVAIALDGAVQDLSDPVTDGKIEIITRKDGRALELIRHDAAHVMAEAVQELWPGTQVTIGPVIENGFYYDFAKNEPFTPDDLPKIEKKMKEIIARNAPFTKQIWSREKAKEVFAAKGEQYKVELVDAIPAGQDLKIYNQGEWFDLCRGPHMASTGQVGTAFKLMKVAGAYWRGDSNNAMLSRIYGTAWADQADLDNYLHMLAEAEKRDHRKLGREMDLFHFQEEGPGVVFWHGKGWRIFQALVSYMRRRLAVDYEEVNAPQVLDTALWETSGHWGWYQENMFAVKSAHAMTHPEDKEADNRVFALKPMNCPGHVQIFKHGLKSYRELPIRLAEFGLVHRYEPSGALHGLMRVRGFTQDDAHIFCTDEQMAAECLKINDLILSVYEDFGFKEIVVKLSTRPEKRVGSDALWDRAEAVMTDVLKAIEAQSEGRIKTGILPGEGAFYGPKFEYTLKDAIGREWQCGTTQVDFNLPERFGAFYIDSNSEKTQPVMIHRAICGSMERFLGILIENFAGHLPLWVSPLQVVVATITSEADAYGLEVAEALREAGLNVETDFRNEKINYKVREHSVTKVPVIIVCGRKEAEERTVNIRRLGSQDQVSMGLDAAVDSLALEATPPDVRRKAEAKKARAA
- a CDS encoding nitroreductase, which produces MKSDIKLIDYLAVRRSIPAFQMCEPGPEKAEIEEILRLASRVPDHGKIAPWRFIVYRGGERARLGEALLTLALETKPELSEEMIQVERARFTRAPVVVAVVSKAGPHIKIPEWEQLMSAGALCLNVILAANASGYVANWLTEWFAYDERAYPLLGVGPDEKVAGFIHIGSTTFPAIERPRPELADTVTWVGGED
- a CDS encoding flavin reductase family protein, which gives rise to MFYTTDENRHGLAHDPFKAIVSPRPIGWIGSKGRDGSINLAPYSFFNAVADRPKLVMFSSAGRKDSQRNAAETGVFTCNFVGRDLAEKMNLSSAALPYGESEFAFSGLTPKQAELIDAPYVGEAFAVLECRVTEIIEPKTLSGAPSENVLVFGEVVGIRIDEVIVKDGRLDMSIARPLARMGYMDYSEGSDVFEMMRPQLPKV
- a CDS encoding DUF2336 domain-containing protein, with amino-acid sequence MLGRRVIVEAFLRWIETAKTGDRARAANALGRAYLQSEMTGDERAAAEMAMTFLLDDPSPRVRLALAEAIAWSPDAPRSLVLSLAEDQPEVACHAVTCSPLLSDADLVDLAARGNGATRMLIAARAHVTRPVCAALAEVGDEEELLCLLENDGAAISGQSLKRIAERLGDGCDIRNLLLDRSDLPADARQLLTQHVSNALVGLPLAQAAIGLQRLQRISREATEAAIVSIAGDIAPREIPDLVEHLRLGGRLTPSFLMHALCAGKVDFFAGAIVNLTGCGERRVRSILATGRMHAVRALYESAGLPRDISVIFVEATMLWREAARKAPGSVLGTVCGRLLEKFRHHDGAHGAVGELLDMVEKLAVAEQRQSARVYAALAAA
- a CDS encoding GNAT family N-acetyltransferase, with protein sequence MSVTIALEPPRQDGVIRLLDLSDAYAQSLYPPESNHLVDLSLLEKPSVSFLVARNGDAIVGCCALVEAGDGTAEIKRMFVDPEARGLRIAIGLMNALEAIAREKQLSAIRLETGIYQPEAIALYRKYGYRDIEPFGGYLPDPLSLFMEKRLG
- a CDS encoding AI-2E family transporter, with the protein product MGVFDRQKSNHEPRWLGSSAPTRTPLIPSISAARWLLVLIVAAGVYFFYGFLVPVLAALVIGFASWPLYRKLLARVGGNTTVAATIAIIMIVTFLVIPIGLAVTYTTGEVRTWVAWAIHANRAGAPTPAWIVALPWAGAYLDEAWTKYIGSPGALGEVIQAVSGANIGNIYRAVLAAGGGAFHLLLTLLFMLIALFFVYRDGFSFSKQIDMLGERILPNRWERISRVVPATISSTVMGMTLIAIGEGIVLGLAYWIAGVPSPVTLGVLTGVMALIPGGAPLSFTLVSIYLLASGSHVAGIGLFVWGTVELFIVDKTLRPKLVGGPIKLPFLPTFFGLVGGVKTMGFLGLFIGPVLMALIVAIWREWIHEARNADKGETGPQVLIDEQAPPAIPRIAEG
- a CDS encoding esterase-like activity of phytase family protein, translated to MTKRFFAAAAFVLLSNTATVSATDIAATDIGATFETACPFGDCAAGISLSYLGEFVIPTGHMENGVEFGGISGLDFDPSTGHYLAISDDRSERAPARFYELDVDVDASGLKGVSIVKQTTLKDKNGEPFAARTVDPESIRLGKDGLYWGSEGDGKALLPPFIRVTAPDGSFLREFKLPEGFAPTADKSTGIRDNLAFEDLAVAPSGDVFVGVEAALYQDGPNPSLTTGSLSRIIRYDGATGEPKAQYVYPVSPIPQAATKPDGGNDNGMSEMLALDDHRLLAVERSYAQGYGNTIKITMMDLADATDLSAIASLAKTDQRVVPARKSQVLDLRAIGLVPDNIEAMSLGKAKDGTDILILGSDNNFSTAQKTQFYAFKVLKRPQQ